The Phoenix dactylifera cultivar Barhee BC4 chromosome 12, palm_55x_up_171113_PBpolish2nd_filt_p, whole genome shotgun sequence genome includes the window ATCTCCGTCAAGTTCTATACACTCCATCCCATGATACAAGATATATAGAAATAAGGTCCAGTAATTTGGTAAGAAAGACTATTCAGTCAATTCTAGCATCTCATTTTGAGGCCAAGAAACTTCATCTCAAAATTACAATAATGATAAAACTTTATGCATGCAAGGAACAATCCTTTTAAGGTTTTTAAGCCTTAAAACAGCAAGAAATGAGTAACAAGCAAATATCAGAATACcttttctaaataaaatatatctCCGACTTTTCACCCTTCCAATCAAGATACCAAGCACCATGTTTGGACACAACACTACTTTCAGGGCTATCTTGTACCTGATTGCTTATGATTGTTAAAATTCAaagcaaataaatttttttggacTTTGATCTACCATAAGTGGTGCACAAATGCCCCACCATGCTATACTTCTTATATCCTATATGCTTGTACAAGAGTTAATTAGTAACCAACTAACCATTGATTCACCTAATGAGAGGAAAAGCACAGCAAGACCACATCTGCAATCTTTACATGCTAGGGAGGAGGGACCATGAATCACCATTAAAACTGTTTGCACATATAAAAATTGTTAGGCTCCAATTCAATCACGATTATCCATGCTCATGTGGATAGAACTGCAATGCATCCAAGCATCCGAGAAATTATAGCTCAGGAGATCCGCACTGCACATTAACTATTGGCCTTTGAAAAGAGTAGAGTTATAATAACAACTATTAGGTCCATTTGGAGGAGAAACTGACACAAAAATATTTGTCCACATGCTAAATCATAAATTAGGGCCATAGCTCACATATCTCCAAAGAGGAAGGAACACACATACAATATTTAGCCTTTcaaatgctcaattcttcatcACACCAGTTCCATCTATGATTTCATCAGCACATAATCAGTCAAAATTGCATGTttggaaggaaggaaagaaagtacAGGTTTTAAGTTATTTGCAAATAATTCTTCAGGGACGATTCATGAGACCCCAACCCAGGCCACTAATCTACACATATCCACCTCAAACAACAAATACCTCATTTTCCATCAAAAGACACCACTAACTTGCTAGAGAAATTCTAGCCAGTACACCAGCAGGTTCACAACGCAGTCTCCAGATTTTGTAAATAACTAATTATTAAAATCACAATGAAGTGTATGGACAATGATGAACTGAAACTACTGATTATAAAATCACGATTATAAAGGTCATTGCAACTTTGCCCTGTATATCATCAAAACAAAGCAATCATGAAGTTATAAACTGAAACCAAGGATACAAAACTTGGAAATAAATGGCATAAATGACCTTTTctgaaagaaagaggaaaagaagtgGGGGAGGAGAACTTACCGAGCAAAGTTCAACAAGAATGCAACCCACACTCCACAAATCACAAGGATAGTTCCATCCAAGTCCTTcaaagaagaagtagaagaattatgatgatgatgatacaataaCAATAGTTCCCTCATTACAGACGCAAATCAACAAAAGGGCACAAAATGTACCAAACAGAaatttatcattaaaaaatacCGAGAATAACTTCTGGTGCACGATAATGCCTTGTTGACACCACATAGTTATGATCTTGATGTTCAAATGTTGTACTCCCAAAGTCAATAAGCTTGATGGCACTAGACTTTGGCAGATTCTTAAAAAATGAGCCATCCTTAGCTGATCGTGTCAGAAACTTCATGGACAATAACACAAAAAAGATTAGACAGATTGAATACACAAACACAGAATCAAACAACTGCATGATTCAAATCCTCAGAGCAGCTGAGCAGGCATGCCAGAAGTAGCAAAAATGCTGTCAGGGATCATGTTGTCTCCTGAAATATTTCATGCATTAAATCACGGGGTAAAAATACATTTTAATTACAGTTAAAAAAATGTACCTTATAATCAGGGACCTTAATATACTCTGACGACACAAGAAGGATATTCTCAGGCTTCAGATCAGTGTGAATAAGCCGTAAGTCATGCATAACTGAAAGAAGCAGAGAAGCAATATGAACCACTCGACAGTGAAATCAATAAGGCCGTGTTATGACTAGCATGCACATTCTTAAAAGGAAAACATTTGTGTTTCTTTGGATAAACAGAGTAATGAATAAATAATTGAGCAACAAGAATCCACGATATTAGTTTCTTAGATAAAGTGCTTAAGAGGAGGTAATAGAGCAAGAGTCAACCACATACATGCTACAGACTCCAAAAGTTGTCTGCCAAACTCCTGGACCAGGTCAATGGGAAATGAACGATAGCTGTTCCTCCGGAGAAAATCATATAAGCTTGGTCCAAGCTTCTCAAAGACCTGTTATAACCATTTAAGACAACATGCATGCTTTAACTCTGCAGTACCAGAAATCAGAAAAGTCTAAAGCCACCACAAAtagattaaataataaatacatatatacttACAATACATATATGATTACGATAGTCAAACCAATTCCGTAATTGCACACAGCTGCAGGATTAAAACCACTTCTGCATATTCATCTTAAACCCAAAGTGTTGCAGGGATCGACAAATTTAGTGGAACATGACTGCCTACCGTGTACCACTGATGTCAGCTTTTGCAAGCCTCTGAAGCACATCAATTTCGATCATTGCAGCTTCCCGATATTTTCGAAGTGAACGCACAATTTTGATAGCCACTGCTTCTGTCCTTTCCAAGTCCAAGCATTCCACAACTTGTCCAAATGTTCCTGCATGATTTACAATTCATACAAAGTAGACATATAAATCAGTAACTCTATATactttattttgaaaaattgaaaattaagGTCCGTGCTATTTTCCTTTTAGGAACCACCTATTATTTTCCCTAGAACCTCTCGTATAAGCTCAAGTTCCATCTCTTTGTATGAAGTTCAAACTCGGTCCAATAATTTCAAACCATTGGAGCATGTGAAAACCAAGAgatagaacagaaagaagaacgagATTATTAAATACTCATATAGCACAGAAGGATGGAAGAAAGAACCCACCTTCACCCATTTTGTTGAGTATCCTATCTGCAGAAGTCAATCGCAAAAAGAAAAATGCCAGTGTCAGGGCGTGCAAAAAACTAAATTGGTTAAACTATTTAGGGAAACAACATGGAGAAGAATAATGCCAGAAAATTATGAGAAATCTGCCAAACTAAATGATGGTCAAACAGTTGCATAAACCAGCaagatttaaaaataataaattttcacTCATATTTTTAGCTTGGACTGCATTTTAGAATACTCAAATTAAAAAGTAGAtatttacttaaaacccaaATGGTCTAACAagaattgcatttttttaaaactgccaaagaaataaaaagaaaaagatatgaAAAGCAAAACTATAATACCAATAATATGTCAGGAAAAGAATTTAATTGTAAAAGTGCAAGAAAATCCTTTTCTAGAAAAATTCAATATTATTGATCTATGTAGCTTGCAGGCTAATACAACAGCAATTTGTCATTCTGCCCATTGATTCCCTCACTGGTAAAgcttgcatcaaaaagaaggggaAGAATCAATAACAACTAAAAAGGGCAATGTGGTTCGCGATTATATTTCCAATCAAATGAGGGAGGAGAGAAGCAGATGAAATAGCAAGAACTCTGAAGCAACCATTCACACAAGTAACCAAGCAAAAATGAAGGGGTAATGAACAATTACATCTCGGGGTCAGAGTATCGCCAATTGCAAAAACATAATGGCCATCCTTGTCATCCAATCTCCATGGAGGAGATACCGGGCGAGGAACTGCAGTGGAGTAATATGAGTGCAACAAATGGTTTGTGCTAGCCCCATACAGAACTTCCTGTCCATGATATATTGTTGGAATGACCTACAAAACCAAGTCGGTCAAAAATTTTCACGCTTGTGATTCTCCGTGAGCTAAACAAACAAAATATCTGAATTGTCCTTCTTATATATAATTTACTCCGAACATCCCAATCGCATAtccaaatatatttaaattaaagAGAAAACGACTTGTACCTCAAAAATTGCATTTTTATACGAAAGATtcacaaaaagaaataaaaaaatcaaattgttCCCATATTTAATTAGCTATGAGAAAAGAGATGGAAAATTCTTTCCACGATCTACCGCCCAGACTATGAAAATTCCCTTCCAAAAAATCACAAAAAGCATACAAAATCGAATTTTTCGCAATCAAGAAACGCCTGTGAAATCAATTGATCACTAAGATGAACGCAAGATTGAATCTTTCGCATGAATTTAACCTCAGATTCCCAAAAAAATAACAACAATATTTTTCTGAGATTTCCCAAAAGAGGAAAAGGGATCTACTAAacaattcagagaatcaaaaatcaaaatttaagctTCGAAAACACGAGCCGCCGAGAAAACGATTCAAGAAAGAACCGACATGTATTGAAGGAGACAGATCGAAAAGGAAAATTAGCCAAGAAAAGGGTGGAGGATACCCTGGGAGGAGCGAGAGGAGGGGGCACGTCCCAGGTGAGCCGCGGCCTCTTCCTGGGACGCTTGTCCATGGCCACGTGCCGGTACTCCCCGACCCATTGGGCCTCCATCGCCGATCGAAACTTAATCTAACATCGAATCCAGATGcagaagggagagagaaggaaacggAAAAGAGAGATTGGGAGAAgttaggagagagaagggaaggtcCATACCCTAGTCGGTTCCTGTCCAGGCCAACTATAGCTAATTTTAAATCTCACAACCAATCTAGCCTCTTAGGCTCAGTTGGCTGTAGAGCTTTTAAAAGTAGAACTATATGaaatagagcttttataaaaattattttttggtacaatgaCGGCTCACACTCAACGGGTGTGAATACGGTCAACAAGATTAGAAAATAGAAGACTACATAAAGGCACAGACACTGACCCGTGGCTCACCCAAAAAAACTCCTAGAGTGGTGGGTTACATAGGAGGCAATTTAGTCTATAGTATCATTGGCCTCTCTGAATACATGCGTGACCTAATAGGAGACACACTCTCCCAGCAATCTGCAGGCATTGTGGAGCAGCGGCCTCCCCTCTGTACCATCTTTCCGACCCCGAATCTACTCAATCACCGTGGCCGAGTCTCCTTCGAGAAGAATGTAATTCATGTCCAACACCCGCCTCGCATAGAAAATGCCCTCCAATACTGCTCTAAGCTCGGCGCAAGCAACAGACGTATCGAAGATCCGCCTCTCCCTGTCACTACCAACCTGGCGTCATGGTCTCTAATCACGAATCCCACACCTCCGCAACTCCCTCCCTCGCTGACGCTGTCATCGAAGTTTACCTTGAAAAaaccaaggggtgggggcaccGAGGAAACAAAAATAGTCCTGATCGCTGCAAGAGTAGAATGAGTGCCTTAGATTTTTCCAACTAACCCAATAGGTGAACCTTCAAAAATGCTAAGAAACACCATTGCATGCTGTAGAGCTCCATCTGCCACCTCCCTCGGATGAGAGTTGTCGTCCTTAAAGACCTGGGCATTTCTGTCCAACAGTGGTAGGTCAGGTACGCAACCCGTGTCCCCCTCTCCTCAAGTGTGGGCCCTCGTACCAAGCCCTCCAGGTAGCATAAGAAAGTCCTCGATCGACGTCCACCCCTGCTGCGGGTCAGGGTGGGGCAAGGCACACCACCAGATCTGGCTTGCCAGTGGACACTAGATGATAGCATGGTAGATAGACTCCACCTCTGGGCAGACCATACAAATTGAAAAGATCCTCACTCCTCTCCTCACAAGCACACCTCTAGTAGGCAGACacccccaagccaccttccagaaGAACAAGACAATTCGAGGATGCCAGATCCATCCTACATCCATCTGCCGAAACGACGCTCTCCCGACCATCCCAGCTACATCCCGAGCTCGTACCCTAGACCTCTCGGTCAAGCTCCATATTTTTCTGTCCACCACCCCTCCAATCGAGATTGGCAACGCCAACACTCGCTCGGCGAGCTACTCTCCAAATGTCTGCCTGACGAGAGCTTTGTCCCACCTCCGCTCCCCCTAAATGAACAACTCACACACTTGGTGCCCCTCCAACCATTCATGGTCAATCAAGGTGGGCCAACTCTGCAAAGGCACCTCTGATAGCCACCTGTCCTCTAGGATACTAATAGCCTGACTATTCCCGATCTCCTATCTGATCGCTGGTATCACCACTGGGACGTGGGCGCAGATCTCTCTTCAGATGAAGAAGCAACCTCAGCCAGTTCGGAAGACAGGCGGGCCGGCTGGATCTCCATACTTTGCCCTCAAAAGGGAACCCCAAAGGTTCTCTGGCTTTAACGGAAACCTAGCTGCCAGTTTGGTCACAAGGATCTCCTGACAGTCGATCAACGAGTGGATTCCTAGCCCTCCTCTGGACGTCGGCCGGCATATAGTGTCCCAGGCCTCTAGGTAAACTCCACATCGGTCCCCATGCCGCTCCCAGATGAAGCTCTTGAAGAGCCTCTCCATACACCATATCGCTGCAAGGGGCACCCTAGTATTGGATAACAGGTAAACGAAGATAGAGCTCAAAATTGACCATACCAGCGTGACTctacccatcatagatagaGCGTTTGTCTGCCATCCCTTGAATCTGCGCCTGATGCCCAGCTCCCTAGACGTGCACTCCGCCCTGCGTAGACGCCTATTGATAATCGGGATCCCAAGATATCTTAGGGTCCCCTCCTACTCCCCAATCTCCATGATGCTCATGACAGAAGCCTTCACCCCTAGGTTGACCTTCGGGCTGAAGTAGATGGCTGACTTTGTCAGGTTCACCTGCTGACCTGACACCGAGCAAAACACCTCCAGGATCCTATGAATATTTAGGGCTAATCGTCTCGTCGCACGGCCAGTAGCAGACAATCATCAGCAAACAGTATGTGTGATATTTGGGCTAAGCCTACCGCCAGGTTGTAAGCCTCTACCTCCTGCATCACCGAGGCCTGCCGAAGCGCTCTAGATAAGGAGTTTGCGCAGATGATGAACAGAAGTGGGGACAAAGGACATCCCTGCCTTAACCCCACCGATGACTCAAAGTACTGCAAGAGAGAGTCATTTAATAGTAAAGCAAAGGACGAGGTTAGAATACATCCCTAAATCTATCTGATCCACTCTAGGTGAAAGCCAAATCCCTCCAAGCAGTGAGCCACGAAGTCCCACCACACCCTATTATATGCTCTCTTCATGTCGAGCTTGACACCCATCAAACTCCTGCATCTCGGTGCCCTCTGAACTTCGACATGAACTCCAACAAGCATAGAAAAATGGGGGATCCCCCTACAAGAAACCCCAACCCCCAACCCAATATTTTTCATGCTACTTCGTGAGCGGCCATAAATGTAACAAGAGCACAACTTCAATGAAGTCTCGAAAATGGACAAAAAATATGGTAAAAAACACTTGAATAGTAAAGGTGAAGAACTGATTgggttttaattgattaatcttTATTGTTTGCATTTACTGGTGAGTTAATTTCATTTTACTTGCTAGTATATTCAAATTAGTGAGAACTGAGTGAACTGATTTCTGATATCTGAATGTCATATTTCCTGCgagcgagagagggagagggtgagaTCGAGATTCAAGAATGTGATGGGTGcaagtcttttaaaaataaatttgaatatattatttttttttaataggctAGACGAATcacataaattttatatgaatatatctaatcaagtcaaaaaacaaaatatcttGAAAGAAAGAAGGCACAATCGCATTGTTAGTCCACAACACACCGCTGGAATACTCCGCCACAAAGAATGCAATTCAATCcgcaacttttttttcttttcctgcaaTGAAtaattcatacaattttagtatggatacatccaaaaaaatcaaaaaacaataaGTTTCGAAGTGCTCTAGGCACCTTCCTCTCCTCTAGAGTAGTTAGCTACATATAAGACGACTCAATCCACGGCTCCATTAGCCTCTCTATAaccatgcttggcctgaaagacAACGTCACCACTTACCATGTCCCGAATGTTCTGAAGTAAGGGTGGCACCCACCCACGCCACCGGTGCCTCCTAGATCTAGCCAATCACCGTGGCCGAAGACTACTCTAGCTTGCGGTACTTGCCGGGACCCAGACCAGCCCACGCCGTCCACAACTCTACCCCCGATATAGAGGGTAGCTATATTAGTCTTATGGTAGATATAACTAGTCCAAAAGAAGGTACATCAACTCCCACACCACCAAATGTTTCGAAGCAAGGGAGGTTTGTCTGCAACCTTAGTCTACCTCTAGATCCATTCAATCACAGTAGATGAAATCTATGCGCAAAACATAGCCTCGCATATGTGACAGCAGTTTGGTATACTGAATTTAACAGCACATTTTACATCAAAGAGAAATGCTATGAAGTTAGTACAATCCACATTTTTTAGGGTGGGAACTTGAACTAATAATCAAACCAGGCAAAATGGAGGTATTCAGTAAACAAAAAGTTTCAGATTATTTGAATGGGCAACTCCGCCTCAACGGGTTGAAACGTTAAAGAACAATTCTCCCAGCCTACTACCTTGGCAAATACTACATGGTTGATTGGCGATGGACGAAGCATTGATGTGGTGGGGAATCCGTGGGTGGATGTGCTCCCCTTACGACTCTGGCCGACTACGATCAACGTTGAGGCAGCAGACGGACTCAGGGTGTGCGACCTCCTTAGGCCCAAGGAGGTGGAGTGGGACGATGATAGGCTTGGCCAGTTGTTTGGTGAGCACTTAGCAAAGCGGGTTCGATCGCTTCCGGTCTCGAGATTTGCGGGCTCGGATGTCAGGGTTTGGAGCACTTCATGCAGAGCTAGCATCTAGGTTGGgcatgttcttcaggctctcccCCAGGAGTACGAGCACGAGCCAAAGACCGGTTTGTGGTTGGATTTGGAGATTTGAACTCCACTTGAGGGTGGCCTTATTCCTCTAAAAGGTGGCCTGAGAGCGCTTGCCAACGAGATCGATGCTGAGCAGACAAGGATTGCACATTTTCCCCCAGTGTGCAGGGTGTCGTGTGGACGAGATGGTGGACCACGTGCTGTTCCAATGTGCGTGGGTGATGGAGGTCTGGAGACCGGCGGCGACCCCGCAGGAGGTTTGGAGTCGGAGGGACTCTTTCCTACAGGTGATCTCCCGGTGGTCCATTATCCCTCAGATGCATCGAATGGCCATTGGAGCATCCTGTACAGCTTACCAGATATGGCTAGCAAGGAACGCTCGAATGTTTGGTGAGACCAATCCATCCTCGAGGTTCATAGTGGAGCGTGCTCGGGCACAGACGACAGAGATTACTCATGCAGGTTTATGTCGGGTGTCTTTTGCAACTCGGGACACCTAAGACCCCCATTCTGCTTAGGCGGCACCCTTTACAGTATTTTTTACATGGGAGCCCCCACTTCCGAGTTTCTTCAAGATCAATTTTGACAGTTTTATCTTGGACATAGGCAGGTGAGGAGGTGTCAGATTTGTCATCAAGGGCTCAAACTCTCGGGTGGTGGCTGTCAGATCTTCGACACCTCGGTTTCTGAAGCAGAGTTACGAGCGGCATAGGTAGGCATGTGCCATGCGCGGCATGTGCTTCAGTCTAGCTTGATCATACTGGAGGACAACTCGATTACCGTAATCAAATGGGTCAAAAGGGGCTCGTGCAGTGGCGGAGGGGGTCACCCCCTGCTCCGAGACATATGGGTGATGGTTGGAGATGGAGTGGCCTTTCAAGCGTAGCATATATACTGAGAGGCTAATGGAGCGGCGAACTGGGTGGTTGCCTATATAGCAAGCCACTCAGGAGGCACCTTGTGGGCTAGGAAGAGGGAATTGCCCAAGGCACTTCGAGACCTATTGTTTACTAATTCCATTGGATGTATCCGTACTCGTAATGTTTGAAATACCCATTTtagcaaaataataataataataataaaagaacaATTCTCCCTTCCATCCATCAATTTTTTCAGCTTTAAACCATGCACCAACAAAACATCTAAGTCAACAGATTAAACATAGCCAGACATGCaagaaaacacaagaaatttCACGGAAAACCAGAATTGCACGCATATCCACTAATAAAATAGAAACTGCTTCTGATTAAATGTTCTGCAATACATCTTAGCTTTCTTTATATCCATCAAATAGAAATCATAAATGAATTCCCAAAGCCCCCCAACTacaatgttttttttcttctttagaacaaAAAGGTGAAAAGGAAATCTTGACCTACGAGCTAGTGAACTTGGTGACGACCTTGGTGCCCTCGAAGATGACATTCTTGGCAAGCTCACCGGGGAGGACAAGGCGGATGGAGGTCTGGATCTCCCAGGAGGTGATGGTCGGCTTCTTGTTGTAGCGGGCGAGCCTTAAAGCCTCTTGGGCAAGCTTCTCGAAGATGTCGTTGATGAAGGAGTTCACGATGCTCATGGCCTTTGTCGAGATCCCGATATCTAGGTGGAACTGCTTCAACACCTTAAATATGTAGATCTTGTAGGTCTCGTTCCCTTTcgtcaccttcttcttcttcttcttgtccgCCTTCTTTGCTCAGGAGACACTTCTCCGCCTTGGGCTTCTTCTCGGTCGAGGCCTTCTCTGCCAccgccttcttctcctcctccattgGCTTATCAGAGACCGGCTTCGTCTCCACCTTCAATGGCATCGAAAATCGAAATGGAGAGGGAAACACAAAGGGAATGACAAATTCGGAAGCCTTGGGGAGGTttgggggggagagggagaagacgGGAGGTTTCGCAAGGGGAGAGAGGGATTACATTGGAggaatacatatataaatatgagAAAGTAGTGGATGGTGATTGGCTCATGGGTTGTGGCGCGGATTGATAAGCTGGTAGCCTCTATATCCGTCAATTTTCGGCGAAAGATGGTGAGCGGTATTAGACGACTGAGATGCAACAATACCGCTTCAATGTGCAGGTTCGATGTCGCTCGTGCTCCGATACCTGGAGCACGCCGAGTGAAAACCCGGACTAGAAGTTTGACCGACTATCGGTCTAGTTTCGGTTCACGCTTCACCATCTCATTAGTATTGGTTCAAACATCACAAATACATGAATTGTACATCCAAACCAAATTAAATTTGACATTCTTCTTTAAGAATTTATTCTGAAGACTGTACAAAGCTGGAATAGGGATCTTATTCTACACTAATGCTGCCAAACTTATTTTTCGAGGAAGGGAATAAAGATACTCTATGGAGATGTTTAGGGTTTTATAACATAAGCCACATGTAGCGCACGTTATATATGCATTCCAATCCACCTGTTTGGATacctacaattcaaattgtataaaaGCTACCTTACGGTAGGTCGACTTCTTAAAATAGTCTCAAAAATGAGTTACAGCCACTTAAATAGACAtcttaagtaaaaaaaaaaaagtttcgtgtcctcttcctccttcccttcctctcATCTCCCCTCAAACCTCCGGAAGGCCCATGGCCATGTCTTCCGCCTTAAACCTAACTGTAGAGGGCCTCTCCTCCtaccttccttcctctctcctcCCCCATTTGCCTCAAGTCTTTCATTACCACCCCCTCGATGTCATTGTGAGTCCCTATCACCTGCGAGAGGCCGGCCCTCCTTCTTGGATTTTATGATGCTTCCCTCCTCTATCCTGCCACCACCCACCCCTTCTGCTCCTTCTCTTTCATCTTATCTCCCTTTCTTAAGACTTGCACCACTGGTCCACTGCCCACTCCCTCCCTATGGGCACCTAGGTCCACACCCAAACCCTCTCCACTAAGAGCTTCGATATCAATCTCCTTGTTCAAAATGCCTTTTCTCTATATATGTTGAGTGCTCCAACCTAGCATTCACATGTAAAAAGTTCAATAG containing:
- the LOC103696481 gene encoding serine/threonine-protein kinase AFC1-like, whose protein sequence is MEAQWVGEYRHVAMDKRPRKRPRLTWDVPPPLAPPRVIPTIYHGQEVLYGASTNHLLHSYYSTAVPRPVSPPWRLDDKDGHYVFAIGDTLTPRYRILNKMGEGTFGQVVECLDLERTEAVAIKIVRSLRKYREAAMIEIDVLQRLAKADISGTRCVQLRNWFDYRNHICIVFEKLGPSLYDFLRRNSYRSFPIDLVQEFGRQLLESVAFMHDLRLIHTDLKPENILLVSSEYIKVPDYKFLTRSAKDGSFFKNLPKSSAIKLIDFGSTTFEHQDHNYVVSTRHYRAPEVILGLGWNYPCDLWSVGCILVELCSGEALFQTHENLEHLAMMERVLGPLPQHMVIRADQRAEKYFRRGLRLDWPEGATSNESMRAVYKLPRLQNLVMQHVDHSAGDLIDLLQGLLRYDPAERLKAREALRHPFFMRDRRRYGYSFK